A single region of the Actinoplanes sp. SE50/110 genome encodes:
- a CDS encoding DUF2993 domain-containing protein: MRSRWMIAGVALTLTLGLAVTADRIVAARAAGRLADRLRCAGHLDVDPDVSFTAMPFLPQLMSRNIGTVHVQVPHVTVGQVTAAVDATAHDVRLSDTGTMRAGSLTAEVALAYGSDSSGRLTVPMRVELLGEPRSVIVHAAPRLADGTLTLRPEEVEIPALGLRIPAARLGDRAQARTVDLPPLPAGLQYTKAGVTSRGLQLTVTGSDLRIAAAASPGCP, encoded by the coding sequence ATGCGTAGCAGATGGATGATCGCCGGTGTCGCGCTTACCCTAACTCTCGGTCTCGCCGTCACCGCGGACCGCATCGTCGCAGCCCGCGCCGCCGGCCGCCTCGCCGACCGCCTGCGATGCGCCGGGCATCTGGACGTGGACCCGGACGTGTCGTTCACCGCGATGCCGTTCCTGCCGCAGTTGATGAGCAGGAATATCGGTACGGTGCACGTCCAGGTGCCGCACGTGACGGTGGGACAGGTCACCGCCGCGGTCGATGCCACCGCCCACGACGTGCGCCTGTCCGACACCGGCACGATGCGGGCCGGGTCGCTCACGGCCGAGGTCGCCCTGGCGTACGGTTCGGACAGCAGCGGACGGCTCACCGTGCCGATGCGGGTCGAGCTGCTCGGTGAGCCGCGATCGGTGATCGTGCACGCCGCGCCGCGGCTCGCCGACGGCACCCTCACCCTGCGCCCCGAGGAGGTGGAAATCCCGGCTCTCGGTCTGCGGATACCCGCGGCACGCCTGGGCGACCGGGCCCAGGCCCGGACCGTCGACCTGCCGCCGCTGCCCGCCGGCCTGCAGTACACGAAAGCCGGCGTGACATCGCGTGGCCTGCAGCTCACCGTCACCGGAAGCGATCTGCGGATCGCCGCCGCCGCCTCGCCGGGCTGCCCGTAG
- a CDS encoding SMP-30/gluconolactonase/LRE family protein, which yields MTRRLINPRRWTPPTLNDPGPTAPLRVDRLLPTDGHGPEDVQFDHTGQLLTGTADGRILRIDPDTGEHTVLANTGGRPLGLHPMPDGGVLVCDHDKGLLAVRPDGTTTVLCDTVDGVPLTFASNVVQAADGTVWFTTSTSRWPLDDHLGDIMEHTSTGRLVRRDPDGTLTTLIPDLKFGNGLVLAPDESHLLIAETAGYRIRRHHLTGPHAGRTEILVENLPGFPDNMSLGSDGLLWVAIAAPRNPLVDRLLPLPGFLRLLVWNLPEAVRPKATPIAWVMAFTLAGDLVHDLRTDDGSYGFVTSVAEHHGTLALGSLTENDIALLHLPSL from the coding sequence ATGACGCGCCGTCTGATCAATCCTCGCCGCTGGACCCCGCCCACCCTGAACGACCCCGGCCCGACCGCCCCGCTGCGCGTCGACCGGCTGCTGCCCACCGACGGCCACGGCCCCGAGGACGTCCAGTTCGACCACACCGGGCAGCTGCTCACCGGCACCGCCGACGGCCGCATCCTGCGCATCGACCCGGACACCGGCGAGCACACCGTCCTGGCGAACACCGGCGGCCGCCCGCTCGGCCTGCATCCGATGCCGGACGGCGGCGTGCTGGTGTGCGATCACGACAAAGGCCTCTTGGCGGTACGCCCGGACGGAACGACCACCGTGCTCTGCGACACCGTGGACGGCGTCCCGCTCACCTTCGCCAGCAACGTCGTGCAGGCCGCTGACGGCACCGTCTGGTTCACCACGTCCACCAGCCGCTGGCCGCTCGACGACCACCTCGGCGACATCATGGAACACACCAGCACCGGCCGGCTGGTGCGCCGCGACCCGGACGGCACGCTGACCACCCTGATCCCGGACCTCAAATTCGGCAACGGCCTGGTCCTCGCCCCCGACGAGTCGCACCTGCTGATCGCCGAGACCGCCGGATACCGGATCCGGCGGCACCACCTGACCGGCCCGCACGCCGGGCGCACCGAGATCCTGGTGGAGAACCTGCCCGGCTTCCCGGACAACATGTCGCTGGGCAGCGACGGCCTGCTCTGGGTGGCGATCGCGGCGCCGCGCAACCCACTCGTCGACCGGCTGCTGCCGCTGCCCGGCTTCCTGCGCCTGCTGGTCTGGAACCTGCCCGAAGCGGTCCGCCCGAAAGCCACCCCGATCGCCTGGGTGATGGCCTTCACCCTGGCCGGCGACCTCGTTCACGACCTGCGCACCGACGACGGGTCGTACGGCTTCGTCACCTCGGTCGCCGAACACCACGGCACCCTGGCCCTGGGCAGCCTCACCGAGAACGACATCGCCCTGCTGCACCTGCCGAGCCTCTGA
- a CDS encoding YcaO-like family protein: protein MSLPPADADPPFAVHVAGIGDPARVLDGMRGWSDAGDMGNINGVGSALTGERARLTSVAEALERYSICSWHDDEMIFAAEDALTEECVSPARWPRCSAAEFRREDCGLRPYDPGVPIRWVRAWSLTRRRAVLVPAAAVYLHLAPRTAAELFTRGVTTGAAVHSDIRRAVLGGLLEVVERDALTLAWLHRLPLPELAVDPGLLDPAARAARAAGTAGHLEVRLFDATTDFGIPVVYAVQLAEHEDALAQIVCATCDLDPGQAVGKVYRELAALRLALRDHVTRRPIRRPDDGTVNVLGSAAYNAAAARRDAFRHLLAGERTVRRLPDLPGLPAGADPLTTAVDRVAARGAEVLAVDLTTDEARQAGMYAVKVLVPEAVPLSFIHSERYLGTPRLYAAPEAMGHGRRDEQSVNPDPQPFA from the coding sequence GTGTCCCTACCGCCGGCCGACGCCGATCCGCCGTTCGCGGTGCATGTGGCGGGCATCGGTGACCCGGCGCGAGTGCTCGACGGCATGCGCGGCTGGAGCGACGCCGGCGACATGGGCAACATCAACGGGGTCGGCAGCGCGCTCACCGGCGAACGGGCCCGGCTGACGTCGGTCGCCGAGGCGCTGGAGCGCTACTCGATCTGCTCCTGGCACGACGACGAGATGATCTTCGCCGCTGAGGACGCGCTGACCGAGGAGTGCGTCTCGCCCGCCCGCTGGCCGCGATGCTCGGCCGCCGAGTTCCGGCGCGAGGACTGCGGACTGCGACCCTACGATCCGGGCGTCCCGATCCGGTGGGTGCGTGCCTGGTCGTTGACCCGGCGACGGGCCGTGCTGGTGCCGGCCGCCGCGGTGTACCTGCACCTGGCCCCGCGGACCGCCGCGGAACTGTTCACCCGGGGCGTGACCACCGGGGCGGCGGTCCACTCCGACATCCGCCGGGCCGTCCTCGGCGGACTGCTCGAGGTGGTCGAGCGGGACGCCCTCACGCTCGCCTGGCTGCACCGCCTGCCACTGCCGGAGCTGGCGGTCGACCCCGGCCTGCTCGACCCGGCGGCCCGCGCCGCCCGCGCGGCCGGTACCGCCGGCCACCTCGAGGTACGCCTGTTCGACGCGACGACGGACTTCGGCATCCCGGTGGTGTACGCCGTACAACTCGCCGAGCACGAGGACGCGCTCGCGCAGATCGTGTGCGCCACCTGCGACCTGGATCCCGGGCAGGCGGTCGGCAAGGTGTACCGGGAGCTGGCCGCCCTGCGGCTCGCCTTGCGCGACCACGTGACCCGCCGGCCGATACGGCGGCCGGACGACGGCACGGTCAACGTGCTCGGCTCGGCCGCCTACAACGCCGCGGCCGCCCGGCGGGACGCGTTCCGGCACCTGCTCGCCGGCGAACGGACGGTGCGGCGGCTACCCGATCTGCCCGGCCTGCCGGCCGGTGCCGACCCGCTGACGACCGCGGTGGATCGGGTGGCCGCCCGGGGTGCCGAGGTGCTCGCGGTGGACCTCACCACCGACGAGGCCCGGCAAGCCGGCATGTACGCGGTGAAGGTCCTGGTGCCCGAGGCGGTGCCGTTGTCGTTCATCCACAGCGAGCGCTACCTGGGCACGCCCCGGCTGTATGCGGCACCGGAGGCGATGGGCCACGGCCGCCGCGACGAGCAGTCGGTGAACCCCGACCCGCAACCGTTCGCGTAG
- a CDS encoding cyclodehydratase encodes MTSDRPEDDVYLVRDAFGTGYAEAYGIRAAIPVTGSVLPDDARLSTARIIVALHAGRDDDLRDALDRAGFDRGVPTVGVELLPTRIVCGPAVIPGATACHACYRRRIEQHRDPGRPYDLSAATRDLPEGFGRPHLAVTHGLLGLALAEMRGGPVGLGGTVRTFDLVAGTLSSASTVAVDRCRRCGARFRDGAPAGAGAVAGLP; translated from the coding sequence GTGACATCCGACCGACCCGAGGACGACGTGTACCTGGTACGGGACGCGTTCGGCACCGGGTACGCCGAGGCGTACGGCATCCGGGCGGCGATTCCGGTGACCGGCAGCGTGCTTCCCGACGACGCGCGGCTGAGCACGGCCCGGATCATCGTGGCCCTGCACGCCGGGCGCGACGACGACCTTCGGGACGCGCTCGACCGGGCCGGGTTCGACCGGGGTGTCCCGACCGTCGGCGTGGAGTTGCTGCCGACCCGGATCGTCTGTGGCCCGGCGGTGATCCCGGGCGCCACCGCGTGTCACGCGTGCTACCGGCGGCGCATCGAGCAGCACCGGGACCCGGGCCGGCCGTACGACCTGAGCGCCGCGACCCGGGACCTGCCCGAGGGATTCGGCCGGCCGCACCTGGCGGTCACGCACGGCTTGCTGGGGCTGGCGCTGGCCGAGATGCGTGGCGGCCCGGTCGGTCTCGGCGGCACGGTCCGCACGTTCGACCTGGTCGCCGGCACGCTGTCGTCCGCTTCCACGGTGGCGGTGGACCGCTGCCGGCGGTGCGGGGCCCGATTCCGGGACGGCGCGCCCGCCGGCGCCGGAGCGGTCGCCGGGCTTCCCTGA
- a CDS encoding tpaE, translating into MVVEVNAETIGRAARRDMQIAVPVRPAVRRGVRLRRSGDTVVLDGADRPQAFTGRFARDHLTQLVAACDGTLGHRDLAARTGLDEGTVYKSLALLWAAGAVEEGDPPGALPAAAPEFACLLSRLGNSTGANRSWTGAARRLARTVVHLAGDPSLVATAARCLDGAGRPVTGELRPAAAGEDGLSVFFETRGSAPDLAALRRRCWTEGRPLLRVRVGATAVTVGPYVDPAFTPCLECGTAAEGAPDGDPPAGTGDLVAGLVTHHVTALVGRATMTHLPLDAAEVDLSTLATRYRAAVTRPGCPTCSFAAGVRAAEPPAAARYEAAVAIPPRRFLDPKGHLAHYQSANIALSSQFRTWPTCPRRPLPAADLTRLAGEPAGGTGRRPGPREVALLLAVAFGVREQSPVDGAVRRWTAAAGNIGSATAYLLCRDDTVLPAGAYAYVEQEHALAGMASGTPPPGNRPLLLVITANLRKVVRKYGTFGLRLALLDAGCAVAAARAVAGHLGLAYDLARDFDDDVLAECLGLLPSDEPVAAVLELG; encoded by the coding sequence ATGGTGGTCGAGGTGAACGCCGAGACGATCGGCCGGGCAGCCCGCCGCGACATGCAGATTGCGGTGCCGGTGCGCCCGGCGGTGCGCCGCGGTGTCCGGTTGCGCCGGTCCGGCGACACGGTCGTGCTCGACGGCGCGGATCGGCCCCAGGCTTTCACCGGCCGGTTCGCCCGCGACCATCTGACCCAGCTGGTCGCGGCCTGTGACGGGACGCTGGGCCACCGCGACCTGGCCGCCCGGACCGGACTGGACGAGGGAACCGTCTACAAGTCACTCGCGCTGCTGTGGGCCGCCGGCGCGGTCGAGGAGGGCGATCCGCCGGGCGCCCTGCCAGCGGCGGCGCCGGAGTTCGCCTGCCTGCTGTCCCGGCTGGGTAACTCCACCGGAGCGAACCGGTCCTGGACCGGCGCCGCGCGGCGGCTCGCGCGGACGGTCGTGCACCTGGCCGGCGACCCGTCACTGGTGGCGACGGCGGCCCGATGTCTCGACGGTGCCGGCCGGCCGGTGACCGGAGAGTTGCGGCCGGCGGCCGCCGGCGAGGACGGCCTGAGCGTGTTCTTCGAGACCCGCGGCTCGGCGCCCGACCTGGCCGCCCTGCGGCGCCGCTGCTGGACCGAGGGGCGGCCGCTGCTACGGGTCCGGGTCGGCGCCACCGCGGTGACGGTCGGCCCGTACGTCGATCCCGCCTTCACGCCGTGTCTCGAGTGCGGGACCGCGGCGGAGGGTGCACCCGACGGCGATCCGCCGGCCGGGACCGGCGACCTGGTCGCCGGCCTGGTGACCCATCACGTGACGGCGCTGGTCGGCCGGGCCACGATGACCCACCTCCCGCTCGACGCGGCCGAGGTGGACCTGAGCACCCTGGCGACGCGCTACCGCGCCGCCGTGACCCGCCCGGGCTGCCCCACCTGCTCGTTCGCCGCCGGGGTGCGGGCGGCCGAGCCGCCCGCCGCGGCCCGGTACGAGGCCGCGGTGGCGATACCCCCACGCCGGTTCCTCGACCCGAAGGGGCACCTGGCCCACTACCAGTCGGCGAACATCGCCCTGTCGTCGCAGTTCCGGACGTGGCCGACCTGCCCCCGCCGGCCGCTGCCGGCCGCGGACCTGACGCGGCTGGCCGGGGAGCCGGCCGGCGGCACCGGGCGGCGTCCCGGACCGCGCGAGGTCGCGCTGCTGCTCGCGGTCGCGTTCGGGGTACGGGAACAGTCGCCGGTCGACGGTGCGGTACGGCGCTGGACCGCCGCGGCCGGGAACATCGGCTCGGCCACCGCGTACCTGCTGTGCCGGGACGACACCGTGCTGCCGGCCGGCGCCTACGCGTACGTCGAGCAGGAGCACGCGCTGGCCGGCATGGCGTCCGGTACCCCGCCGCCCGGCAACCGGCCGCTCCTGCTGGTGATCACCGCCAACCTGCGCAAGGTGGTCCGCAAGTACGGCACTTTCGGGCTCCGGCTGGCGCTGCTCGACGCCGGATGCGCGGTGGCCGCGGCCCGGGCGGTCGCCGGTCACCTCGGTCTGGCGTACGACCTCGCCCGCGACTTCGACGACGACGTCCTCGCCGAGTGCCTGGGGCTTCTCCCGTCCGACGAACCCGTCGCCGCCGTCCTGGAATTGGGGTGA
- a CDS encoding tpaF, with amino-acid sequence MRSDLSTMRPLLAGFATRTSTSDGRAADRRPAPFPDAAPVAVDLDELLAEPHADLRDTLLARRSSLRYADEPVRTELVIALLHAALRRDRLDWRLDDAAGPVEAFVFAVRSRGLPAGVYRVTAHDCSFLAPVEALGDVEDLGVQREFAGAGGIVAMYASLDRADSWAGPHGYRMSVVRAAAALYDFHLGCQSYGLTGTLFGGFIAAAVRRLVRGDGVTRHPLLSATYAHPEG; translated from the coding sequence GTGCGATCCGACCTGTCCACCATGCGGCCTCTGCTGGCCGGCTTCGCCACCAGGACGAGCACGAGCGACGGGCGAGCCGCCGACCGCCGGCCGGCGCCGTTCCCGGACGCCGCGCCGGTCGCCGTCGACCTCGACGAGCTGCTGGCCGAGCCGCACGCCGACCTGCGCGACACGCTGCTGGCCCGCCGCTCGTCGCTGCGGTACGCCGACGAGCCCGTACGCACCGAGTTGGTGATCGCCCTGCTGCACGCGGCGCTGCGCCGGGATCGGCTCGACTGGCGGCTCGACGACGCGGCCGGGCCGGTGGAGGCGTTCGTCTTCGCCGTGCGCAGCCGCGGACTACCCGCCGGGGTGTACCGGGTGACGGCGCACGACTGTTCGTTCCTGGCCCCGGTCGAGGCGCTGGGCGACGTCGAGGACCTCGGCGTGCAGCGGGAGTTCGCCGGTGCCGGGGGGATCGTCGCCATGTACGCCTCGCTGGACCGGGCGGACTCGTGGGCCGGCCCGCACGGCTACCGGATGTCCGTGGTGCGCGCGGCGGCCGCGCTCTACGACTTCCACCTCGGCTGCCAGTCGTACGGCCTGACCGGCACCCTGTTCGGCGGCTTCATCGCCGCGGCGGTCCGGCGGCTGGTCCGCGGGGACGGCGTGACCCGGCATCCGCTGCTGTCCGCCACCTACGCCCACCCGGAGGGCTGA
- a CDS encoding YcaO-like family protein has translation MTTLLDDPLAALAGDAPPPTEVLLGPLTGPARLSGPDGGHRPGRGLAVLFWRGRIHVLAYRPGAGGCPTCLAWFLTGPQAPPPAGAPADAARADLLWQRLGPALRVVVGRLAARLLRDGTASGTLATVDAATGTVQPGRVPPSSACPACAPEPADTTVAFGSRPDLLDKADGTLRSRRPLPPDLTSDYVGAHSVFREPRVDLDGPVPAAQVGLPLRDGGREPGIGRCLSFARSRRTAVLEGLERYTGFHRQPTGRAVEASLAELDAQGLDPRTLGYHDDSRYAEPDFPFAPLGRHERLRWVPVTPLGGGVPRYLPEPALSWAHRPGSRRPFFYDTSNGFALGQSYEEAALHGLLEIAERDAFLLTWYHRLLLPELTLGPADRGIRQLVDRVAVVTGFRLRLYWAAVDTGIPVVLALARRDAAAGPCTFVSAGANLHPRAAAESAIFEVAAILSAVTHTFDRDRAHGRRLAADFGLVRTMADHSLLGALPQSRPWFDFLTTPERPELALADAVAAHPVAARLDADLDHVRARLQAAGLSAYAADMTTPELRWRGLVCTRVFVPGCLPMTFGHHTRRMAGLPRLARQVTPYQSGLAPGQSPADVPPHPFP, from the coding sequence ATGACGACGCTGCTCGACGACCCGCTGGCCGCGCTGGCCGGGGACGCGCCGCCGCCCACGGAGGTGTTGCTCGGCCCGCTCACCGGCCCGGCCCGGCTGTCCGGGCCGGACGGCGGGCACCGGCCCGGCCGGGGCTTGGCCGTGCTGTTCTGGCGCGGCCGGATCCACGTGCTCGCCTACCGGCCCGGTGCCGGCGGCTGTCCCACCTGCCTGGCCTGGTTCCTCACCGGCCCGCAGGCGCCGCCCCCGGCGGGCGCTCCGGCGGATGCCGCCCGGGCTGATCTGCTGTGGCAGCGGCTCGGTCCGGCGCTGCGGGTAGTCGTCGGCCGGCTGGCGGCCAGGCTGCTGCGCGACGGCACCGCCAGCGGGACTCTCGCCACCGTCGACGCCGCGACCGGCACGGTCCAGCCGGGGCGGGTGCCTCCGAGCTCGGCGTGCCCGGCGTGCGCGCCCGAGCCGGCGGACACCACCGTCGCCTTCGGCTCCAGGCCGGACCTGCTGGACAAGGCCGACGGGACGCTGCGCAGCCGGCGCCCGCTGCCACCGGACCTCACCTCCGACTACGTGGGGGCGCACTCGGTGTTCCGGGAACCACGGGTCGACCTCGACGGGCCGGTGCCGGCCGCGCAGGTGGGCTTGCCGCTGCGCGACGGCGGGCGGGAACCCGGCATCGGCCGCTGCCTGAGTTTCGCTCGCAGCCGCCGGACGGCGGTGCTGGAAGGGCTGGAACGCTACACCGGCTTCCACCGCCAGCCCACCGGCCGGGCGGTCGAGGCGTCGCTGGCCGAGCTGGACGCTCAGGGCCTGGATCCCAGGACGCTCGGCTACCACGACGACTCCCGGTACGCGGAGCCGGACTTCCCCTTCGCGCCGCTCGGCCGGCACGAACGGCTGCGCTGGGTCCCGGTCACGCCGCTCGGCGGCGGCGTCCCGCGCTACCTGCCCGAACCGGCGCTGTCCTGGGCACACCGGCCCGGGTCGCGCCGGCCGTTCTTCTACGACACGTCGAACGGGTTCGCCCTGGGGCAGAGCTACGAGGAGGCGGCCCTGCACGGGCTGCTGGAGATCGCCGAACGTGACGCGTTCCTGCTCACCTGGTACCACCGCCTGCTGCTCCCGGAACTCACCCTGGGTCCCGCCGACCGCGGGATACGGCAGCTGGTGGACCGGGTCGCGGTCGTCACCGGATTCCGGCTGCGGCTGTACTGGGCGGCGGTGGACACCGGCATCCCGGTGGTGCTGGCACTCGCCCGGCGCGACGCGGCGGCGGGCCCGTGCACGTTCGTGTCGGCCGGCGCGAACCTGCATCCGCGGGCGGCCGCCGAATCGGCGATCTTCGAGGTGGCCGCGATCCTGTCCGCGGTCACCCACACCTTCGACCGGGACCGCGCCCACGGCCGGCGGCTCGCCGCCGACTTCGGGCTGGTCCGCACCATGGCCGACCACAGCCTGCTCGGCGCGCTGCCGCAGTCGCGGCCCTGGTTCGACTTCCTCACCACCCCGGAGCGACCCGAACTCGCCCTGGCCGACGCGGTCGCGGCACATCCGGTGGCGGCGCGGCTCGACGCCGACCTCGACCACGTGCGGGCCCGGCTCCAGGCGGCCGGGCTGTCCGCGTACGCGGCCGACATGACCACACCCGAGCTGCGCTGGCGAGGTCTGGTGTGTACGCGGGTGTTCGTGCCGGGGTGCCTGCCG